In Nostoc edaphicum CCNP1411, the sequence ACACGCATAATATGCGTTTATTTAAATCAATTCAATCCCGAAATCAAATTATTTGCTGATATTTCTGATGGTTTTTTACAGCAACTTGAAGGTATAGCTAGTGGGTTCATAGATGGTATCGCTGTCTGGGTAAGGGAATTACGGCGTTCTTCAAGTGAGCAGTCACCAGGGATAATCGAGTTAGAGCGATGTCTGACGACAAGCCGCTTTGCGTCTACACGTGCTTTAAGAATCTTGGACTACTTTGAGAAGATTTCTGATAAATTCGACCAAACTCCTAAACTTGCTCATATCACCCTTGCCTCTGCACTTGGTTTGGAGATTCGTCTACCTGAACTGCAATGGCGACTAAGTTACCCCAAACTTGCACAATGGTATGATGAATTCTCCGGGCAACCTTCCCTGCAAGCGACGAAACCAGACTCCTAAAGATAATTAGTAATTCGTAGTTAAGATTCCAATTACGATTTGTTTACTCTTGGGATAATAATTACGAATTAACAATTATGTTCACGGTTCTTTTATCCGCCTTCATCTTGACGTTTCACAACGTTACAGTACGAATTTTATTTTCAGAACATCTCGTACTGGGTTTATTTGTACTCGGTGGATACGTTAAACCGGATTTACAGAACTCATTATTGCTGATGTTTATGCGAATGCTACTGGTGGTTCCACTTATGGCATCTCTAGCATTTAAGCTATATCCATCTGCTGGAAAAGAATTGCGAGATTTATTCAGGCGCGAACGCACTGATGTTTTGCTCCAAGCATTGGGCTGTGGAGTCTTAATGTTTGTGTATATTGCGTTACTCTACATTGCAATTGGCTTAATTCCTACTGGAATTGCCATGACTCTATTCTTTACCTATCCCGTGTTTACGGCACTGCTTGCTTGGAGGTTTTTTGGCGAACGTCCAACACTTTTCCGTTGGCTGGTGATGGCGATTATTCTGGGGGGTGGAGTACTCACAATTCCTCAATCTTCTGCTGCTTACAGTAGTGATATTATTACTAATGGAATTTTCGCCAGCATTGGATCTGGAGTTGTTTACGCCTTTTATAAGGTTATGGCCCAAAAATGTTTGGAAAAATTCCATCCAGTTCCTTTCACCTGGATTAGTTTTACCTGCACCCTACTGTTTTCTGGTGTCAGCTTACTGTTCTGGCCACCTTCCAGTACTCAACTGGATTGGACACCTCTGTGGATTGGCAGTATTTTTTCTGGTTTAGTTAGTTTCATAGGGCACACTTTCAATAATGTAGGAATTCGCATGATTGGTGCAACTAAAGCCTCAATCGTCGGCGCTAGCAGTCCAGCATTAACAGTATTAGTCGCATGGGTCACAATTAGCGAAACTTTAAACTTGATTCAAAGTTTGGGGATTCTAATTGTCACATTAGGGATCGCGTTGTTGAGTGGAGAAGGCTTTGTGCGTAAACGTAGCACTTCATAGAAATCTTAGAAATTCACTAGACCAAAAAGTTATACGATTGCTCTGGAATAGTGAATTCTTATAGATTGTTCTTAATTCAAAAAATGTAAGGAGTATTACATTAATTCTATCTTCTTTATTGTCCAATACAGTTCAGATAAGACCAAAACACTTGTAGAGACGGCGATTTATCGCGTCTTGAAAACCCAAAATTTTTGCCAGCCGCCCCAATACTGCTCGGTTAAGGAATTTATTGGCTGAGGCAAGCAGGGGGAGCAGGGGGAGAAATGGGGGCTGGCATTGAGTTTCGCCTCCCTTGCTTCCCCTGCCTCCCCTGCTTATCCGAGCAGTATTGCCAGCCGCCCTTAACTGAACCGTATTGCCTTATTGTCTAATAATATTTCTTTTTCTCAAAGCTAAACTTGCACCTAAAAATCCTAATGTTATACCCAAAATCGATGCAGGTTCTGGAATTTGAGTTGCGTCTAATTTCACATTATCGAAATTGATTTCTATACCATCACTCTCTAAAATATTCAGCAATCGGATTTCTAACGCTTGTCCTAAGTTTGGGTTATTAGCTGAAGTAGTATACGAAATACTAGAGGTAACAAAAGCTCCTTCTATAATGCTCAGGCTATTAAAATCTTGAGTAAGTAAAGTTCCTCCAGCTAATAATTGAATAGCATAGCCAGGGAAACCATCTAAAATAGTGAAACCATTCACAGGTGGAATATTGGCTATTTCAACCTGTAAGGTATATTTCGTATTAGCTGTTAATAGACTGGTAAGGGTTTGTGATATTCCCACAGGACCACTTCCAGGCGGATAAGTGAGGTAAACATATCCAACATTATTTCCTTCTGGAGCTTCGTTAAAATAAACGTCTGCTGTAGGATTATATGCACCATAAATTGGCTCACCAATACCTATACTGGCAGATGTCAGGTTAGATGGATCATATAATGTCCAGCCAGGTAACACATTAGTAGTAAAGTCTCCTTCTCCTATTATTGGTTCTTCAAAACCTGCATTAACTATACTTAAGCTTGCTGCATTTGCTGTATGAGTTTTAGTGATAGCTGCAATATTTATAGCTGCACAAATAGCAGTAATATAAGCAATTTTTGCGGAGATTTTTTTGGGAATCATAATTTTAGTGGTAGATAGCATGAGAAAAAATTTAGTAAGTAGTGAGTCAAATTTTATTTCCTAATTACTAAATTCGTAAAAATCAGAATTTACGTAATACTTCGTTATTCTAATTATTCAGATGCTAGCACTGCCTTAAAAAAGCATTATTAAGTTTGCAAGATGTTTTGGTATAATCTTCAACAAATTTAATTTAGCTGAACTTTAGATTAAAAATTAGTTCTTAACAGTAACTTCATTTAAACAATGTTCAGTACTGATGTTGCTAAACCACAAGAAGCGAATATGGCTGTGGCAGCTTTAGGATATTGTGTATTTAGGAGGTAGAGTTACAAAATGCCAGATAAATGGAATCCAGAATTATATGAACGGTTTCAATCCCAAAGAAGTCGCCCATTTTATGATTTGGTAGACATGGTACATCGACAAGAAAACTTACGAGTTCTAGATTTAGGATCTGGAACGGGAAAGTTAACTAAATATCTGCACGATACACTAGCAGCACAAGAAACTCTGGGAATAGATGCTTCTGAAAATATGCTGCAAAAAGCACGGCAATATGAAGGTAACGGACTACGGTTTGAGCAAGGAAAAATAGAGGATAACCCAGGAGAAGGAGAGTTTGATTTAATCTTTTCTAATGCCGCTTTGCAATGGTTAACAGGACACGAAGCTTTATTTGAAAAATTACGCCGCAAGTTACGTCAAGGTGGACAACTGGCTATACAAATCCCAACGATGGACGATGAACCAGTACATCAGTTAGCGCTTGAAACAGCCAAAGATTTTAGTCAAGAATTAGGGGGATATGTACGGCGATTGGAAGTACTGACTCCAGCAAATTATGCCAAACTACTGTATAGTCTGGGGTTTATTAAACAGGAAGTAAAACTTCAGATTTATGGTCATGTTCTACCGTCACGAGAATCCGTAGTGGAATGGTATCGTGGTACGCTACTAACGGCATACGAGTCGTGCTTAGATACCCAGACTTATGAACGATTTGTAAAACGGTATAGGGAAAAGTTATTTGAAAAATTGGAAGATGAACAACCTTTCTTTTTCCCTTACAAACGCATTTTAATGTGGGGAAGTATTTAACTAATTCGTAATTCGTAATTGATTTTGGATTTGCGATCGCATTCCGTCCACCGTAGGCGATCGCAGCTGAGTTATTCACAGAAGCGATCTCTACGACGGGCTGTGACGCTTACGGAGATATCACTTAGAACACTACCTGTCAAAATTAATCTGCTTGACTACTAGCTAGGCAAACTCAAAAGACTGACTCGCCTCAAAAACTTTAATCTTGACTAAATACGTGCAGATACCGGAAAATAAACGTTACTTATAAAATTTACGTCCTGTTCAGGGAATAACACAGATCATGAGTAACTCTGTAACACTCAAGAAGATCAAGAATGAGATCAGTGGAACTGTGTTCTCATTGCCATATTACGTAGCTCGCGATCAAGGCTACTTCGCAGATGAGGGGATTGATATTGAGTTCGTTAAACGCAACTCTAGCGATCGCGCACCTGATATTAAACTGATTGAAGATCATCACCAAGTCAACTCTTTTGGCGGCAAATCACTATTCGAGCAGGGAGAAACTACCCTCTACCGTGCTTGTGAATGGGGACAAGTACGACGCACCTATGACAGTTCTCGCGGTGGTCAGGTTGTAGCCAAACGTGCTGCAATTGCCAGCCAAGCAATCATCGTGCGACCCGATTCCCCCTACAATATCCCTCAAGACCTAGCTAACGTACCAGTTGGTGTCAACTTTCACCACGGCTCCCACTATATAGCGATTCAAACTCTTGAAGGTTTCCTACCCAAAGAAGAAATCAAAGTGGTACATATCGATGGTGGCGGTCAAGGAAAGCGTTTCAACCGCTTTGTCGCTTTGCGTGACGGACTTGTTGATGCAGTTGCCGTCATGGAACCGTGGATTACAGTAGCAGAAAAACTTGGCTACAAAATTATCGCCGAGGCACACTATGTAGGGCTAGAGATTGGTAGCCCCGATTTGGATGCAGAGACATTCGAGGCGATTAATAGGGCAATCCGTCGAGCTGTAAAAGACCTACAAAAAGACCCTTTCCAGTATGTGAAGTATCTGATCGATGACGTAGCAGAGGATATTGTACAGCTCGAACCCTCAGACTTTCGTCGTAACCGATTGCGCTACGCCGACCCAGCACCATACCCTGAAGCTGACTTCCGTCGTACCTACAACTGGATGGTGAACTGGGGACTGATAGAGCCTGATGCCACTTTCGAGCAGATCGTCAATAACCGAGTTGCTTCGTTATCTATCTCTTAGCTGACTTGAACATCGAGAGTGGGGAGTAATACCAATTTGTAATTCGTAATTCGTAATTAAGAGAACGCTGTGTGCAACTTTTACTCGAACCTAACCCCTCAGCCCCCTTCCCTACCAGGCAAGGGAGGAGAATTCAAAGCCTCTCTCCTGCAAGGCTACGGTGTACACAGAAGTTATTGAATCACTACCAGTCCTCGAATTACCCCACCCTAACCCTCCCCGATGCAAAGGGGAGGGAACAAGATTTTCCGGTTTCCCCCCTTGGCAAGGGGGGATTAAGGGGGGTAAAACCCGGATCTCAAAGTAACTCCGATTTGTGTGTACACCTTAGCCTGCAAGGAGAGAGGAATGGAAGTGAGGTCAAAAATTAAGTTGCACATCGCGTAAGAGAGTCAGATTTAATCTAGTTTTTCAGGTTTGTATCTGTAGCTTTCATTTGCAGAATTGGTATAAGGGATATTTTTTGCACCTTTGCACAAAACTCATCCCATCAATCAACAACGCCAAAAATACTACTCCCTACTCTTTACTCCCTTTTTCATTCGTTCTGGTGTACGCAGTTCCCAACGGATATATCTGAAATAAACCTATGCCTTCACGTAGAGACTTTTTAAAATACACTTCTATAGGATTAACAACTGCTTTAACTACAATCTCTTGTGACAATAACACTGTTAGTCAATCTGTCGCCGATCAGGGAACTCAGGGTACTATTAAAGTCAGACTAGGAGCAGTAAGCGGGATTAACTCCATTGATGTTTGGATTCCAGAGGATTTGGGTTACTTCAAGGAAGCGGGCTTAAGTGCAGAAGTGATTCAATTTCAAGGCGGTGGGAAAATGCGAGATGCTCTAATTGCCGGAGAAATCGATTTTTCTGCCCAAGCACCTTTACACGTCTATCTCTCTCAGCTTAAGGGAGTCCCTCTGAATGTTGTAGCCAATCGGCGTAATCTTGTAGATACTTCCTTAGTAGTACGTTCTAATTTGCAATCCCAAATCAAGACAGTGAACGACCTGAAGGGGAAAAAGTTTTCGGTCGGTGAGGTTGGCTCTTGGGGCTGGGCAGTATCAGTCAAGTACCTGCGTCAACATGGACTAAGTGAAAAAGATGTTCAATATGTGCAAAGTAGTAATGCTACAACTTATACACTGCTCACTAGTGGTCAGGTAGATGCGGCTGTGACTGGTGCGCCCGACTTGCATAAACTACTCAAAGAAGGAACAGTTTTTCAATTAGTTAATGCTCTTGAACCGGAGACTCATAAAAAATATTTTGGCGCTCCTGAAGCGATGACCCGTGCTTGGCTGAGTCATGAGCGTGTTACTTCCCAAAACCCTGAAGCCGTTAAGAGATTGGTTGCAGCAGTAAACCGCACATTTGAATATATGCATCAAACCTCACCTGAAAAAATTCTAGATGCAGTTGGAAAACGTTTTCAAGGTGCCAATTTAGATGCGATTCTGACCGGTCTTCAGACTGAACTGCAACAATCAGTTCCTAGAAATGCCTCTATTAGTGAGGCAGCATATCTTGCAGACCAGCAGGTATTCATTGATGCCGGGATTATTAAAAAATTAGTTCCCTACTCTCAAGCGGTGTTCGATAAGTATGCAGGTCATAGAGCTTAATTCGTAATTCGTAATTCGTAATGACGCTCTCTACGAACGCGGGAGCGTGTCGTTCGCGGTAGCGTTGCGTAGCAAAGACAGACGCTAAAAGCGTAGCTTACTTAAGAGTAGTTTAATGTTCCCTTGGGATTTTTGCTTATGTCAACCCCTATGATCACTACTCAAAATCTCTCCATTTCTTATTGGAGTAAGAATAAGCGAGTTGAAGCATTACAAGATATCAGCTTGACTATCAATGCTGGTGAATTTGTCACGCTGATTGGGCCAAGTGGCTGTGGTAAGAGTACTTTACTTAATGTGATTGCGGGGTTAATTCGTCCTGGGACAGATGTCAAGGGCACCTTTAATAATAGTGGCATCAAAGAAATTGGCTACTTGTTTCAAAAGCAAACCCTACTACCCTGGCGGACAGTCCTAGGTAATGTCACTGCTCCTTTGGAAATTCGTGGTGTACCGCGAAATGAAGGACGGGAAAAGGCTTTGGCACTGTTAGCAAAGTATGGCTTGTATGGTTTTGAGCAGAGTTTTCCGAGAGAATTGTCGGGTGGGATGCAGCAGCGCGTTTTGCTGATTCGGACGCTGATTTATGAACCAGATGTTGTGTTACTTGATGAACCTCTTAGTAGTCTTGATGCTCAAACACGCGCTCTTTTACAGGATGAATTCCTGCGATTATGGCGCGATACGGGATGCACCTTTATTTTGGTAACTCACGACCTCGATGAAGCGATCGCACTTTCGCAAAGAGTATTTTTATTGAGTTCACGTCCTGGTAAAATTGTCAAGGAATTTCAGATTGAGTTACCAACAGAACGTTCTGCGATCGCAATTCGCACAGATCCCCGATTTCAAAAAATCCAGCGTGAGATGTGGTCAGATTTAACCGCACAGGTATTGCAACAGCAAGATCGAGGATTCGCACTCTTTAAAACTTAATAGAGAATCACATGAGCAATATCCGCAATAGAACCTTAAGCATCGGGCAATCTGCTCTCTCTCCTACTAATGAAAACACAAACCTTTCGGGTTCTAACCCCCAAAAAACCAACTGGCAAAAACGTTTAATACAACTAGCGATACAGCTAACACCACTCGTTGTAATTTTGTTGGTGTGGGAACTTGGTACGGGAGCATTTGATATTCCTAAGTTTATTGAACCGGCACTTGTAGGTAAACCAAGTAACATTGTTCAAGAGTTAAAGCAACTATTCCTGAGTGGTAGTATCTTTCAACATATTTTTGTCACTTTTCAAGAAGCGATGGGTGGACTGTTTCTGGCGGTGACTGGTGGTATCAGCCTGGGAATTATATTAGCTTATTCTCCATCAGGGGCAAAGATAACTCTTCCTTACGTCCAGGTATTTAATTCTCTACCTCGCATTGCCCTAGCGCCCTTTTTTATTATCTGGTTTGGGATTGGATTGGTTTCTAAAGTTTTTCTAGCAGCTTTGAGTGCTTTTTTCCCCATTTTTTTTACTACGTATCAAGGACTCCAGAGCATTGATCGTGAATTAATTTCTGCTTTTCAGGTTATGGGTGCTAATCGATGGCAGATGTTGTATATGGTTGTACTACCTTCAGTGATCAGTTGGGTAATTGCGGGGATTCGTACTAGTTTGGGTATGGCTCTAGTAGGGGCGCTTGTAGCTGAGTATGTTGGTTCAACTCAGGGTTTAGGCTATCTATTGATGTCAGCACAGGGAATTTTGAACGTTGATCAAGCTTGGGCAATACTGGTAGTCTTAGCAGTCATTAGTGTTTTCCTCGATTGGGGTGTTCGCGCTTTAGAAACCTACGTTTTACGCTGGCGACCCAACCCTGGGGAATTATAAAATCCTTGCCAGCAAAGGGTGTAGGGGAGAGAGTTGATTTTTCAGTATGGTTGTTTGGTTTTCCATCTTTCCCTTATAACGGCTTTGTTGCATGAAAGAAAAACAAGACACACCAATTCGGCATTAGAGCAGAAGTTAGTTTTCTACTTTGTAGCTGTCTGGCTTGCCCAACTGGATCATGCGATTAAGAGCAGCACATTGCAGAAACAACTCGACAGCTTGATTATCAAAAAAGCGTCGTCTTAACTTACCGCCAAAAATGGTTTTGAGTCGAAATATGGCTGTCTCGGATAATGAACGTCGATGATACCCGCTTTCTTGTTTCCATTGCTTGCGTCCAACTTGGTTCACACGTCGCAGGTTTTCATCTCTAGGATGCGGCTGTGCTAACTCGTGTAGGTGTTGTTGAATTTTAGCGTTGCTACGAGGTGGAATTGTAGCTTTTGCCCCGCGCTCCGTAATAGTGTCATAACACCCGAACGTGTCATAGCCACCATCACCGGACACTTGCTCTATCGGCTGCTCGATCTGTTCCAATATGTCAGGCAGTGCCTCGCAATCAGCTATATCATTAGTAGTCACCACCGCACCCAGAATTTCGCCACTTTCTGAGTCAACTCCTAGATGCAACTTCCGCCACGTCCGTCTTTTAGCTACTCCATGTGTGCGGACTTTCCACTCGCCCTCACCGTAGACTTTTACCCCGGTTGAATCCACTACTACATGAACAGCCTTATCCTTTGGAATTACAGGCAATTCCACCGACAACTTGCTTAAACGCCTCGATAGTGTGGAGTGATCCGGCACTGCTAGCTCAATCCCCATGAGCATAAACAGCGACTCCAAAAACCCCTCTGCTTGCCGCCCTGGTAAATTAAACACTGATTGAATCGTTCCCATCGTCGCGATCGCCACATCGGAGTAATAATTCGATGCTCCCTTTCTCCCTGTTTTCTGCTGATTGCGCCACTGCTCGATGATCTCTTCATTCACCCAGAAAGTTATACTGCCTCGTTGCTTGAGGCAAGCATCATAAGCGTTCCAATTGCGAACTTTATACTGGGCTTTCGTCTTCATCGTTGGGCTAGGCGGCAAGGGAATATAGGCGATAGGTAAAATTTACCATTTTCCCTATTCACGCAACAACGCCCCTTATAACTGTTGTTTTGGCATTTCCAGCACTTGTATTTTGCTTGTGTATATGAAATACTTGCATACATAAATATAAAATACTGTTTATCGCTCAATTTGCAGTAAATTCTGCAAATAAAGCAATTTATCTTGTACTAGATGTGACTTCAATCTGGCACTTTTCAGTCGGTATATGTGGATATTCAAAAAAATGATGAAAACACGGAAATTTTCCTGGGCAAAGTTCAAAAACAGCAAATTATTTGCTTTAGGAGTAGCAATTTGTGCTTTTTTGTTAATTACTCCCATGCTGCATTTGCCAGCATTCTCAGCTACACCTAGCGCTAAGATTCAGTTCGTTTCGCCTAATTGGGTGGTAGAGAATGCCAAAGATCCAAACCTCAGAATTTTGGATGTTCGTAATTTACCTCTCGACTATATAGATGGACACCTGCCTAGAGCTGTCAATATTGCTGATACGGCCTTTCGTGGCCCTAGAGAAGGTCTACCAGTACAGTACTGGGACAATCAAAGATTAGGACAAATATTTGCCAATTCAGGAGTCACAAATAATAGCCGTGTCCTCGTTTACTCTGATGACAGAGATGTCTTAGGAGCAACGATGGTAGCTTATTTGCTGGAGCGTTCCGGAGTGAGGGACATAGCCGTATTAGATGGTGGCTACAAAGGTTACGAAGCAGCATCCCAAACAATAACTAAGGAATTTCCTCAATACAAAGTAGCTAGATTTACAGTTAAGGATAATCCTACTGTGCGTGTCTCTTTAAATGAGGTAAAAAAACTTATTGGTAACAAAGGCGTTAGGTTTATCGACCCTAGACCGGCAGATTTATTCCAAGGTAAGGAAAATATTTGGTTACGGAATGGACATATTCCTGGTGCGCGAAATATCCCTTGGCCAACCTTTACAGATGCAGAAAATCCTCACAAGCTCAAATCTTTAGATGAAATCAAGAAAATCCTAGCTGACAAGAAAATTACTCCTGCTGATGACATAATCGTTACTTGCAGCACAGGACGAGAAGCAACTCTACAATATGTGGTGTTAAAACATTTGTTGGGCTATCCCAAAGTTCGGGTTTATGAAGGTTCTTGGACTGAGTACAGCACTCAATCAGACCTACCTGTTGCTACTGGCCCAGAGCAGGTAAGCTAGGTTAGTACGAAAATAGGCATAGGGCATAGATTCAGAAAGGATCTATATGTTTTACGTTTTCCAACCTAGAGGATAAAATGATGAAATTCGCAATGCTATTTTTTGCCGTTTTACTAACTACTTTTGGCTTAGTAGATACATACCAAGCTAGTCAAGCTGATAATAATAATCTAGATCAAGATAGTTTGGTTGCTTGTAAACGAAGTAAAGACGGTCAACCAGCAGACCAAGAAAAAGACCGTTCTGGAGCTTAATTAGAAGAAGGTAGCAGACAGAAGGTTAAACAAATAGTAAAGGGTTGTTTCTCTTTAGACCAGTCAAGATTCTTCAATTTTTGTTAATGATTGCTCTTTGTAGGCAATTACACCAGACCCAACACTTAAATAGGTGTTGGGTTTTGCTGCTTAACTTAATAACAGCAAGCTATATCTGACAAGATTAATTTTAAATTTTGAATTGAATTATGAGTAGTAGCGTTGAGAATATACATCCATCAGAATCCCGCTTATTACCTCCCCAACCACAAAAATTAGTGATGGCGATCGCATTAGCTATTTTTACAGGTGGAGTAGTTTTGTTAAGTAAATATGGCTGGCGACAAAGTGCGTTATTTATTATCGGTGGTTTGTTGGGTGTGAGCCTTTATCATTCTAGTTTTGGCTTTGCTTCTGCCTACCGGAAGCTGCTGGTGAACAGGGATGTGCGGGGGATATATGCTCAGTTGGTGATGTTAGCGATCGCTACTGTGCTATTTGCGCCAGTGTTAGCTGCTGGTAAGGCTTTTGGTCAAGAAGTAGCAGGAGCGATCGCACCTGTGGGAATATCAGGAGCGATCGGAGCATTTATCTTTGGGGTAGGGATGCAATTAGGTGGAGCTTGTGGTTGCGGTACACTCTACACTATTGGCGGTGGTAGTTACACTATGCTCATCACCCTAACTACATTTTGTCTAGGTGCATTCTGGGCTAGTTTAACTAGACATCTTTGGACTGGTTTACCAAAGACCGAACCAATTGTCTTAGGTGAAACTCTCGGTTGGACAGGTGCAGTAG encodes:
- a CDS encoding ABC transporter ATP-binding protein, producing the protein MSTPMITTQNLSISYWSKNKRVEALQDISLTINAGEFVTLIGPSGCGKSTLLNVIAGLIRPGTDVKGTFNNSGIKEIGYLFQKQTLLPWRTVLGNVTAPLEIRGVPRNEGREKALALLAKYGLYGFEQSFPRELSGGMQQRVLLIRTLIYEPDVVLLDEPLSSLDAQTRALLQDEFLRLWRDTGCTFILVTHDLDEAIALSQRVFLLSSRPGKIVKEFQIELPTERSAIAIRTDPRFQKIQREMWSDLTAQVLQQQDRGFALFKT
- a CDS encoding IS5 family transposase; amino-acid sequence: MKTKAQYKVRNWNAYDACLKQRGSITFWVNEEIIEQWRNQQKTGRKGASNYYSDVAIATMGTIQSVFNLPGRQAEGFLESLFMLMGIELAVPDHSTLSRRLSKLSVELPVIPKDKAVHVVVDSTGVKVYGEGEWKVRTHGVAKRRTWRKLHLGVDSESGEILGAVVTTNDIADCEALPDILEQIEQPIEQVSGDGGYDTFGCYDTITERGAKATIPPRSNAKIQQHLHELAQPHPRDENLRRVNQVGRKQWKQESGYHRRSLSETAIFRLKTIFGGKLRRRFFDNQAVELFLQCAALNRMIQLGKPDSYKVEN
- a CDS encoding PEP-CTERM sorting domain-containing protein (PEP-CTERM proteins occur, often in large numbers, in the proteomes of bacteria that also encode an exosortase, a predicted intramembrane cysteine proteinase. The presence of a PEP-CTERM domain at a protein's C-terminus predicts cleavage within the sorting domain, followed by covalent anchoring to some some component of the (usually Gram-negative) cell surface. Many PEP-CTERM proteins exhibit an unusual sequence composition that includes large numbers of potential glycosylation sites. Expression of one such protein has been shown restore the ability of a bacterium to form floc, a type of biofilm.), encoding MIPKKISAKIAYITAICAAINIAAITKTHTANAASLSIVNAGFEEPIIGEGDFTTNVLPGWTLYDPSNLTSASIGIGEPIYGAYNPTADVYFNEAPEGNNVGYVYLTYPPGSGPVGISQTLTSLLTANTKYTLQVEIANIPPVNGFTILDGFPGYAIQLLAGGTLLTQDFNSLSIIEGAFVTSSISYTTSANNPNLGQALEIRLLNILESDGIEINFDNVKLDATQIPEPASILGITLGFLGASLALRKRNIIRQ
- a CDS encoding sulfurtransferase, translating into MMKTRKFSWAKFKNSKLFALGVAICAFLLITPMLHLPAFSATPSAKIQFVSPNWVVENAKDPNLRILDVRNLPLDYIDGHLPRAVNIADTAFRGPREGLPVQYWDNQRLGQIFANSGVTNNSRVLVYSDDRDVLGATMVAYLLERSGVRDIAVLDGGYKGYEAASQTITKEFPQYKVARFTVKDNPTVRVSLNEVKKLIGNKGVRFIDPRPADLFQGKENIWLRNGHIPGARNIPWPTFTDAENPHKLKSLDEIKKILADKKITPADDIIVTCSTGREATLQYVVLKHLLGYPKVRVYEGSWTEYSTQSDLPVATGPEQVS
- a CDS encoding ABC transporter substrate-binding protein, which produces MPSRRDFLKYTSIGLTTALTTISCDNNTVSQSVADQGTQGTIKVRLGAVSGINSIDVWIPEDLGYFKEAGLSAEVIQFQGGGKMRDALIAGEIDFSAQAPLHVYLSQLKGVPLNVVANRRNLVDTSLVVRSNLQSQIKTVNDLKGKKFSVGEVGSWGWAVSVKYLRQHGLSEKDVQYVQSSNATTYTLLTSGQVDAAVTGAPDLHKLLKEGTVFQLVNALEPETHKKYFGAPEAMTRAWLSHERVTSQNPEAVKRLVAAVNRTFEYMHQTSPEKILDAVGKRFQGANLDAILTGLQTELQQSVPRNASISEAAYLADQQVFIDAGIIKKLVPYSQAVFDKYAGHRA
- a CDS encoding ABC transporter substrate-binding protein, yielding MSNSVTLKKIKNEISGTVFSLPYYVARDQGYFADEGIDIEFVKRNSSDRAPDIKLIEDHHQVNSFGGKSLFEQGETTLYRACEWGQVRRTYDSSRGGQVVAKRAAIASQAIIVRPDSPYNIPQDLANVPVGVNFHHGSHYIAIQTLEGFLPKEEIKVVHIDGGGQGKRFNRFVALRDGLVDAVAVMEPWITVAEKLGYKIIAEAHYVGLEIGSPDLDAETFEAINRAIRRAVKDLQKDPFQYVKYLIDDVAEDIVQLEPSDFRRNRLRYADPAPYPEADFRRTYNWMVNWGLIEPDATFEQIVNNRVASLSIS
- a CDS encoding DMT family transporter, which translates into the protein MFTVLLSAFILTFHNVTVRILFSEHLVLGLFVLGGYVKPDLQNSLLLMFMRMLLVVPLMASLAFKLYPSAGKELRDLFRRERTDVLLQALGCGVLMFVYIALLYIAIGLIPTGIAMTLFFTYPVFTALLAWRFFGERPTLFRWLVMAIILGGGVLTIPQSSAAYSSDIITNGIFASIGSGVVYAFYKVMAQKCLEKFHPVPFTWISFTCTLLFSGVSLLFWPPSSTQLDWTPLWIGSIFSGLVSFIGHTFNNVGIRMIGATKASIVGASSPALTVLVAWVTISETLNLIQSLGILIVTLGIALLSGEGFVRKRSTS
- a CDS encoding glutathione S-transferase N-terminal domain-containing protein — protein: MQKVTVRDPNSELLNYNPTGKVPTLATDDGFIVSDTRIICVYLNQFNPEIKLFADISDGFLQQLEGIASGFIDGIAVWVRELRRSSSEQSPGIIELERCLTTSRFASTRALRILDYFEKISDKFDQTPKLAHITLASALGLEIRLPELQWRLSYPKLAQWYDEFSGQPSLQATKPDS
- a CDS encoding ABC transporter permease; amino-acid sequence: MSNIRNRTLSIGQSALSPTNENTNLSGSNPQKTNWQKRLIQLAIQLTPLVVILLVWELGTGAFDIPKFIEPALVGKPSNIVQELKQLFLSGSIFQHIFVTFQEAMGGLFLAVTGGISLGIILAYSPSGAKITLPYVQVFNSLPRIALAPFFIIWFGIGLVSKVFLAALSAFFPIFFTTYQGLQSIDRELISAFQVMGANRWQMLYMVVLPSVISWVIAGIRTSLGMALVGALVAEYVGSTQGLGYLLMSAQGILNVDQAWAILVVLAVISVFLDWGVRALETYVLRWRPNPGEL
- a CDS encoding methyltransferase domain-containing protein, whose amino-acid sequence is MPDKWNPELYERFQSQRSRPFYDLVDMVHRQENLRVLDLGSGTGKLTKYLHDTLAAQETLGIDASENMLQKARQYEGNGLRFEQGKIEDNPGEGEFDLIFSNAALQWLTGHEALFEKLRRKLRQGGQLAIQIPTMDDEPVHQLALETAKDFSQELGGYVRRLEVLTPANYAKLLYSLGFIKQEVKLQIYGHVLPSRESVVEWYRGTLLTAYESCLDTQTYERFVKRYREKLFEKLEDEQPFFFPYKRILMWGSI